CCCGTACACCGCCGCCGAGGAGGAGAAGAGGAAGCGCTGCACGCCCGCGTCGGCGACCGCCTCCAGCAGTACGGTCAGCCCGTGCACGTTCTCCCGGTAGTAGCGCAGCGGCTGCTCCACGGACTCGCCGACCTGCTTCCTCGCCGCCAGGTGCACCACGCCGGTGACCCCGTACCCGGAGAGGACGCGGTCCAGCAGTTCCCGGTCCAGCAGGGTGCCCCTCACCAGCGGCACCCCCTCGGGCAGCCGCGCCTCGTCGCCCGTCGATACGTCGTCGAGCACGACGACCCGCTCCCCGGCGCCGGTCATGGCGTGCGCCACGTGCGCTCCGATGTACCCCGCCCCGCCTGTGATCAGCCATGTCATGCCCGCCACCCTAACCACGCGGCGCCCGGGCGGCGGTGCCGCCGGGGGCGGTTTGTGGGGTCGGCCGCCGATCGACGATGATGATCTCGGTCACGGTGCCGGCGGCCGGTGCCGGTCCGGGCGGGGACGCCCGGATCGAGCACGAGGCCGGCGGGACGGGCGCGGGTGTCCTCACCGGGAAACCTCAGTGAACTCGCGCTTCCGTTCATCCGATAGCCTCAGCCGACATGCCGCCGCCCGGTCCCGGGCCGAGCCGCCGTGCCCACCCGTCTGATAGCGCCAAGGAGTGAGTCCGTCTGTCGACCGCCATCCTCACCGGTCCGCCGGTACCCGGATCGCCGCTCGAAGGCGATCTGCGGGCGCTGGGCTTCGACGTACGCATCGCCACCGGGGCCGACGAGGCGGCCGGCCTGCTGGCCGCTCTCCCCGCCGCCGAGCGGGCCGCCCTCGTGGACCCGCGCTTCGTCGGTCACGTGCACGCGCTCCGCCTCGGCCTGACGGACCCGCGTTTCCCGGCGGCCGCGATCCCCGGCGCCGCCACCGCCCTGCCGGAGGCGCGCCCCGCCCTGCTGGCGGCCCTGCGGCAGGCGTCCGCCGGACCGCGACCGGACGGGCAGCGCCCCGTGCGGTCGTCCCAGGACGGCGCGTCCCCCGGCGGCCCGGCCACGGACACCCGCCCCGCCCGGGCCGACGTGCTCCCGGACCTCGTCGCCGCCGCCCTCGCCGACGGCGGCGCCGCCCCGCACCGTCCCGAGCTCGGGCCCCTGGTGGCGACCGTGCCCGGCGACCCCCAGGCCCGCAACGAGGCCCGCCAGGCGCTGGCGGCCGTCGACGACGAGGACGTCCGGCTGCGGTCCGCCGTCAAGGCGCGCGACGGGTTCTTCACCACCTTCTGCATCAGCCCGTACTCCCGCTACCTCGCCCGCTGGTGCGCCCGGCGCGGGCTGACCCCGAACCAGGTCACCACCGCCTCGCTGGTCACCGCCCTCATAGCGGCCGCCGCCGCGGCCACCGGCACCCGGGGCGGCTTCGTCGCCGCCGGTGTGCTGCTGATCCTCTCCTTCGTCCTGGACTGCACCGACGGGCAGCTCGCCCGCTACTCCCTGCAGTACTCGACCCTCGGCGCCTGGCTCGACGCCACCTTCGACCGGGCCAAGGAGTACGCGTACTACGCGGGCCTCGCGCTCGGCGCCGCACGCGGCGGGGACGACGTCTGGGCCCTGGCGCTGGGCGCGATGGTGCTGCAGACCTGCCGGCACGTGGTCGACTTCTCCTTCAACGAGGCCAACCACGACGCCACCGGCAACACCAGCCCCACCGCCGCCCTCTCCGATCGCCTCGACGGCGTCGGCTGGACGGTCTGGGTCCGGCGCATGATCGTGCTGCCGATCGGCGAGCGCTGGGCCATGATCGCCGTGCTGACCGCCGCCACCACCCCGCGGATCGTCTTCTACGCGCTGCTGGCCGGCTGCGCCTTCGCCGCCACGTACACCACCGCCGGGCGCGTGCTGCGCTCGCTCACCCGCAAGGCCCGAAGGACCGACCGGGCCGCGCGGGCGCTCGGCGACCTCGCCGACTCCGGACCGCTGGCGGAGGGCTTCGCCGCCCGTCTCGGGGGCGTGGCCCGCCGGCTCCCGGCGTTCGCGCCCCCGGTGATCGCCCTGGCGGGCGCCGCGGCGGTCACCCTCACCGCGGCGCTCACCCCCTACGGCAGCCCCTGGACGGCCGTCGCCGCCCTCGGCTACGCGCTCACCTCGGGCCTCGCCGTCGCCCGCCCGCTCAAGGGCGCCCTCGACTGGCTGGTGCCCCCGGTCTTCCGCGCCGCGGAGTACGGCACGATCCTGATCCTCGCCGCCCGGGCGGACGTGGACGGGGCCCTTCCCGCGGCTTTCGGCCTGGTGGCCGCGGTCGCCTACCATCACTACGACACGGTGTACCGCATCCGCGGCGGCACCGGCGCGCCCCCGCACTGGCTGGTCCGGGCGGCCGGCGGGCACGAGGGGCGGACCCTGGCGGTCGCGCTGCTGGCCGCCCTGCTCGGCGCCCCGCAGTTCACGATCGCGCTGACGGTCCTCGCGGTCGCCGTGGCACTGGTGGTGGTCGCGGAGTCCGTCCGCTTCTGGGTGTCCTCCGGAGCACCCGCCGTACACGACGAAGGAGAACCCGCATGATCGGCCTTGTCCTGGCTGCCGGTGCCGGACGGCGTCTGCGCCCCTACACCGACACCCTTCCGAAGGCCCTCGTGCCCGTGAACGGGGACCTCTCGGTCCTCGACCTGACGCTGGGGAACTTCAGCGAGATCGGCCTCACCGAGGTCGCCGTCGTCGTCGGCTACCGCAAGGAGGCCGTGTACGCGCGCAAGGACGAGCTGGAGGCCACCTACGGCCTGAAGCTCACCCTGATCGACAACGACAAGGCCGAGGAGTGGAACAACGCCTACTCCCTGTGGTGCGCCCGCGACGTCCTCAAGCAGGGCGTGATCCTCGCCAACGGCGACACCGTGCACCCGGTCTCCGTCGAGAGGACCCTGCTCGACGCCCGCGGCGACGGCCGGCGGATCATCCTCGCCCTCGACACGGTCAAGCGACTCGCCGACGAGGAGATGAAGGTCATCACCGCGGACGGCCAGGGCGTCCGGCAGATCACCAAGCTGATGGACCCGGCCGGGGCCACCGGCGAGTACATCGGCGTCACCCTCATCGAGCCCGAGGCCGCCGAGGAACTCGCCGACGCGCTGAAGGCCACCTTCGAGCGCGACCCCGACCTCTACTACGAGGACGGCTACCAGGAGCTGGTGAACCGCGGCTTCCGGATCGACGTGGCGCCGATCGGCGACATCAGCTGGGTCGAGATCGACAACCACGACGACCTCGCCAGGGGCCGGGAGATCGCGTGCCTGTACTGACCCGGCTCATCCCGTCGCCGGTCGTCGTCGACATCCGCCCGGGTGCCCTGGAGGACCTGCCGGGTCTGCTCGCCGACCAGCGCATCTCGTCCGGGGGCCGGCTCGCGGTCGCGACGAGCAACGGCTCCGGGCAGGTGCTGCGCGAGCGGCTCGCCCCGCTGCTGCCCGACGCCGACTGGTACGAGGTGGCGGGCGGCACGATCGACGCGGCGGTCCGGCTCGCCGACGACATCAAGGGCAAGCGGTACGACGCGGTCGTCGGCCTCGGCGGCGGCAAGATCATCGACGTGGCCAAGTACGCCTCGGCCCGGGTCGGCCTGCCCCTGGTGGCCGTGGCGACCAACCTCGCGCACGACGGCCTCTGCTCCCCGGTCGCGACGCTCGACAACGACAACGGGCGCGGCTCCTACGGAGTCCCCACGCCGATCGCCGTGGTGATCGACCTGGAGGTCATCCGCGAGGCCCCGGTGCGCTTCGTCCGGGCCGGCATCGGCGACACCGTCTCCAACATCTCCGCCATCGCCGACTGGGAGCTCTCCCACCGGGTCGGCGGCGAGAAGGTCGACGGCCTGGCCGCGGCCATGGCCCGTACCGCGGGCGAGTCGGTGCTGCGCCACCCCGGGGGCGTCGGCGACGACGGATTCCTCACCGTGCTGGCCGAGGGCCTGGTCCTGACCGGCATCGCCATGTCGATCAGCGGCGACACCCGCCCCTCCTCCGGTGCCTGCCACGAGATCAGCCACGCCTTCGACCTGCTGTACCCCAAGCGCTGCGCGCTGCACGGCGAGCAGGTCGGCCTGGGCGCCGCCTTCGCGATGCACCTGCGCGGTGCCCACGAGGAGTCCGCGCTGTTCGCCGAAGTGCTCGGCAGGCACGGGCTTCCGGTGCTGCCCGGCGAGATCGGCTTCTCCGTCGACGAGTTCGTCAGGGCCGTGGAGTACGCACCGCAGACGCGGCCCGGCCGCTTCACCATCCTCGAGCACCTCGACCTGTCCACCGACCAGATCAGGGACGCGTACGCCGACTATGCCAAGACCATCCGTAGCTGAGCTCCGCCCGGTCGTCCACCCGGCCGGGGTGAAGGACCGGCGCAGCGGCGAGCACTGGGGCGGCCGCCTCTACATGCGCGAGATCTCGCTGCGCATCACCCGCGTCCTGGTCGGCACCAAGGTCACGCCGAACCAGCTGACGTACCTGATGACGCTGGCCGGGGTGCTGGCCCTGCCGGCCCTGCTGGTGCCGGGCGTCTGGGGCGCCGTCCTCGCCGTGCTGATGGTCCAGCTCTACCTGCTGCTGGACTGCGTGGACGGCGAGGTCGCCCGCTGGAAGAAGCAGTACTCCCTGTCCGGGGTGTACCTGGACCGGGTCGGCGCCTACCTGTGCGACGCGGCGGTCCTCACCGGCTTCGGCCTGCGCGCCGCGGACCTGTGGGGAGGGGGACGCATCGACTGGCTGTGGGCCTTCCTCGGCACTCTCGCCGCGCTCGGTGCCATCCTCATCAAGGCCGAGACCGACCTGGTCGGCGTCGCCCGGCACCAGGCCGGGATGGAGCCGGTCAAGGACGCGGCGGCCGAGCCGCGTTCGTCCGGCATGGCCCTCGCCCGCCGGGCCGCCGCCGCGCTCAAGTTCCACCGGCTGGTCCTCGGCATCGAGGCGTCGCTGCTCATCCTGGTGCTGGCGATCGCCGACCAGGTACGGGGCGACCTGTTCTTCACCCGCCTCGGCGTGGCGGTGCTGGCCGCCATCGCCCTGCTGCAGACGGTGCTGCACCTGGTCTCCATCCTCGTCTCCAGCAGGCTGAGGTGAGCCGGATGAAGCTCGGTGCCGTCATCATCACCATGGGCGACCGGCCCGACGACCTGCGCGCCCTGATCGACTCGGTCGCCAAGCAGGACGGCGACCCCGTCGAGGTGGTCGTCGTGGGCAACGGCGCCCCGGTCACGGGGGTGCCCGACGGAGTGCGCACGGTCGACCTGCCCGAGAACCTGGGCATCCCCGGCGGCCGCAACGTCGGCATCGAGGCGTTCGGCCCGGGCGGTGGCGACGTCGACGCGCTGCTGTTCCTCGACGACGACGGCCTGCTGCCGAACAGCGACACCGCCGAGCTGGTGCGCCGGGCGTTCGAGGAGGACCCGGCCCTCGGGATCATCAGCTTCCGGATCGCCGACCCGGACACCGGGCTGACCCAGCGCCGGCACGTCCCCCGGCTGCGGGCGTCCGACCCGATGCGCTCCTCGCGCGTCACCACGTTCCTCGGGGGAGCCAACGCCGTCCGCACTACGGTGCTGCAGCAGGTCGGCGGGCTGCCGGGCGAGTTCTTCTACGCGCACGAGGAGACCGACCTCGCCTGGCGGGCCCTCGACGCGGGCTGGATGATCGACTACCGCTCCGACATGGTGCTGCACCACCCGACGACGCCGCCCTCCCGGCACGCGGTCTACCACCGCATGGTGGCCCGCAACAGGGTGTGGCTGGCCCGCCGCAACCTGCCCGCTCCGCTGGTGCCCGTCTACCTCGGGGTGTGGATCCTGCTCACGCTCCTCAGGCGGCCCTCGGCCGCGGCCCTGCGGGCCTGGTTCGCCGGCTTCCGGGAGGGCTGGGCCACTCCCTGCGGACCCCGCCGTCCCATGAGGTGGCGTACCGTGTGGCGACTGACGCGACTGGGCCGACCGCCGGTCGTCTGACGGTCCGGGATCTGAGAGCATCGGGCGTACTCCGGGACCTGGCCGCCACCTGAGGCCCACCGCCGCGCATCCTGAACACGAAAGTCTCGACTTGTGAGTGACACAACCCACGACGGCGCGATCGCCACGAGCGCCCGGCCGTCTCCCGACGACGGTCTGACACCGGCGGAGCTGGCCGCCAAGTACGGCCTGTCGGTGAGCGGTGCCCGCCCCGGGCTGGTCGAATACGTCAGGCAGCTCTGGGGCCGCCGGCACTTCATCCTCGCGTTCTCGCAGGCGAAGCTGACCGCTCAGTACAGCCAGGCGAAGCTCGGCCAGCTGTGGCAGGTCGCGACGCCGCTGCTGAACGCTCTCGTGTACTACCTCATCTTCGGTCTCATCCTCGGCGCGGGCCGCGGGATGCCGAAGGAGGTCTACATCCCGTTCCTGGTGACGGGCGTGTTCGTGTTCACGTTCACGCAGACGTCGGTGATGGCCGGTGTCCGGGCCATCTCCGGGAACCTGGGACTGGTGCGCGCTCTGCACTTCCCGCGGGCCTCGCTGCCGATCTCCTTCGCGCTGCAGCAGCTCCAGCAGCTGCTGTTCTCGATGGTCGTCCTCGTGCTCATCGTGGTCGGCTTCGGCAGCTACCCGTCTCTGAGCTGGCTGCTGGTGCTGCCCGCCCTGGGACTGCAGTTCGTCTTCAACGTCGGCCTGGCGATGATCATGGCGCGGATGGGCAGCAAGACGCCCGACCTCGCGCAGCTGATGCCGTTCATCATGCGGACCTGGATGTACGGGTCGGGTGTCATGTTCTCGATCAAGGTGATGCTCGCGGACAAGCCCGCGTGGATCGCCGAGGTCCTGATGTACAACCCGGCGGCGATCTACATGGACCTGGTCCGCTTCGCCCTGATCGACGGGTACGACTCGTCGAACCTGCCCTCGCACGTGTGGCTCGCCGGCGGGCTGTGGGCGCTGCTGCTGGGGGTCGCCGGGTTCGTGTACTTCTGGAAGGCGGAGGAGCGCTATGGCCGTGGCTGACCACCTCGACGACCCGCTCGACGCCCGGGTTCCCACCGTCATCGCCGACGACGTGCACATCGTGTACCGCGTCAACGGCGGCAGCGGCGGCAAGGGCAGCGCGACGGCCGCGCTGAGCCGGATACTGCGACGCGACCGCGGGGAGTCCCGCGGCGTGCGCAAGGTCCACGCCGTCCGCGGCGTCTCCTTCACCGCCTACCGCGGTGAGGCCATCGGCCTGATCGGCACCAACGGCTCCGGGAAGTCGACCCTGCTGCGCGCGATCGCGGGGCTGCTGCCCACCGAGAGCGGCCGGGTCTACACCGACGGCCAGCCGTCGCTGCTGGGTGTCAACGCGGCCCTGATGGGCGATCTGACCGGTGAGCGGAACGTCATCCTCGGCGGCCTCGCCATGGGCATGTCGCGTGAGGAGATCCGCGGCCGCTACCAGGCCATCGTCGACTTCTCCGGTATCAACGAGAAGGGCGACTTCATCACCCTGCCGATGCGCACCTACTCCTCCGGGATGGGCGCCCGGCTCCGCTTCGCGATCGCGGCGGCCAAGAACCACGACGTGCTGATGATCGACGAGGCGCTGGCCACCGGCGACCGCAAGTTCCAGATCCGCTCCGAGGAGCGCATCCGGGAGCTGCGGAAGGAGGCGGGGACGGTCTTCCTGGTCAGCCACAGCAATAAGTCGATCCGGGACACCTGCGACCGGGTGCTGTGGCTGGAGAAGGGCGAGCTGCTGATGGACGGCCCGACGGA
The Streptomyces tirandamycinicus DNA segment above includes these coding regions:
- a CDS encoding ABC transporter ATP-binding protein → MAVADHLDDPLDARVPTVIADDVHIVYRVNGGSGGKGSATAALSRILRRDRGESRGVRKVHAVRGVSFTAYRGEAIGLIGTNGSGKSTLLRAIAGLLPTESGRVYTDGQPSLLGVNAALMGDLTGERNVILGGLAMGMSREEIRGRYQAIVDFSGINEKGDFITLPMRTYSSGMGARLRFAIAAAKNHDVLMIDEALATGDRKFQIRSEERIRELRKEAGTVFLVSHSNKSIRDTCDRVLWLEKGELLMDGPTDEVIRAYEKETGK
- a CDS encoding DUF5941 domain-containing protein, which codes for MSTAILTGPPVPGSPLEGDLRALGFDVRIATGADEAAGLLAALPAAERAALVDPRFVGHVHALRLGLTDPRFPAAAIPGAATALPEARPALLAALRQASAGPRPDGQRPVRSSQDGASPGGPATDTRPARADVLPDLVAAALADGGAAPHRPELGPLVATVPGDPQARNEARQALAAVDDEDVRLRSAVKARDGFFTTFCISPYSRYLARWCARRGLTPNQVTTASLVTALIAAAAAATGTRGGFVAAGVLLILSFVLDCTDGQLARYSLQYSTLGAWLDATFDRAKEYAYYAGLALGAARGGDDVWALALGAMVLQTCRHVVDFSFNEANHDATGNTSPTAALSDRLDGVGWTVWVRRMIVLPIGERWAMIAVLTAATTPRIVFYALLAGCAFAATYTTAGRVLRSLTRKARRTDRAARALGDLADSGPLAEGFAARLGGVARRLPAFAPPVIALAGAAAVTLTAALTPYGSPWTAVAALGYALTSGLAVARPLKGALDWLVPPVFRAAEYGTILILAARADVDGALPAAFGLVAAVAYHHYDTVYRIRGGTGAPPHWLVRAAGGHEGRTLAVALLAALLGAPQFTIALTVLAVAVALVVVAESVRFWVSSGAPAVHDEGEPA
- a CDS encoding CDP-alcohol phosphatidyltransferase family protein → MPRPSVAELRPVVHPAGVKDRRSGEHWGGRLYMREISLRITRVLVGTKVTPNQLTYLMTLAGVLALPALLVPGVWGAVLAVLMVQLYLLLDCVDGEVARWKKQYSLSGVYLDRVGAYLCDAAVLTGFGLRAADLWGGGRIDWLWAFLGTLAALGAILIKAETDLVGVARHQAGMEPVKDAAAEPRSSGMALARRAAAALKFHRLVLGIEASLLILVLAIADQVRGDLFFTRLGVAVLAAIALLQTVLHLVSILVSSRLR
- a CDS encoding ABC transporter permease gives rise to the protein MSDTTHDGAIATSARPSPDDGLTPAELAAKYGLSVSGARPGLVEYVRQLWGRRHFILAFSQAKLTAQYSQAKLGQLWQVATPLLNALVYYLIFGLILGAGRGMPKEVYIPFLVTGVFVFTFTQTSVMAGVRAISGNLGLVRALHFPRASLPISFALQQLQQLLFSMVVLVLIVVGFGSYPSLSWLLVLPALGLQFVFNVGLAMIMARMGSKTPDLAQLMPFIMRTWMYGSGVMFSIKVMLADKPAWIAEVLMYNPAAIYMDLVRFALIDGYDSSNLPSHVWLAGGLWALLLGVAGFVYFWKAEERYGRG
- a CDS encoding iron-containing alcohol dehydrogenase family protein produces the protein MPVLTRLIPSPVVVDIRPGALEDLPGLLADQRISSGGRLAVATSNGSGQVLRERLAPLLPDADWYEVAGGTIDAAVRLADDIKGKRYDAVVGLGGGKIIDVAKYASARVGLPLVAVATNLAHDGLCSPVATLDNDNGRGSYGVPTPIAVVIDLEVIREAPVRFVRAGIGDTVSNISAIADWELSHRVGGEKVDGLAAAMARTAGESVLRHPGGVGDDGFLTVLAEGLVLTGIAMSISGDTRPSSGACHEISHAFDLLYPKRCALHGEQVGLGAAFAMHLRGAHEESALFAEVLGRHGLPVLPGEIGFSVDEFVRAVEYAPQTRPGRFTILEHLDLSTDQIRDAYADYAKTIRS
- a CDS encoding sugar phosphate nucleotidyltransferase translates to MIGLVLAAGAGRRLRPYTDTLPKALVPVNGDLSVLDLTLGNFSEIGLTEVAVVVGYRKEAVYARKDELEATYGLKLTLIDNDKAEEWNNAYSLWCARDVLKQGVILANGDTVHPVSVERTLLDARGDGRRIILALDTVKRLADEEMKVITADGQGVRQITKLMDPAGATGEYIGVTLIEPEAAEELADALKATFERDPDLYYEDGYQELVNRGFRIDVAPIGDISWVEIDNHDDLARGREIACLY
- a CDS encoding glycosyltransferase family 2 protein gives rise to the protein MKLGAVIITMGDRPDDLRALIDSVAKQDGDPVEVVVVGNGAPVTGVPDGVRTVDLPENLGIPGGRNVGIEAFGPGGGDVDALLFLDDDGLLPNSDTAELVRRAFEEDPALGIISFRIADPDTGLTQRRHVPRLRASDPMRSSRVTTFLGGANAVRTTVLQQVGGLPGEFFYAHEETDLAWRALDAGWMIDYRSDMVLHHPTTPPSRHAVYHRMVARNRVWLARRNLPAPLVPVYLGVWILLTLLRRPSAAALRAWFAGFREGWATPCGPRRPMRWRTVWRLTRLGRPPVV